One Citricoccus sp. K5 DNA window includes the following coding sequences:
- a CDS encoding IclR family transcriptional regulator has translation MTALGAPSAVAGRTTPGGEDQRHPRLVVVPSSGGTLPPPHRGPAADHPRRSVLGRLHRLLSAFDHEHPHLTLSDLSRRSGLPLTTTHRMVGELLSLGMLDRDDEDLLCIGVDLWNFGLLAPKTHGLQRVALPFMQDLYSTTGFPVHLGIPDGPQITTVESLRPRGPGNERPRIGQRDPYHVVAVGMALLAFQDPAAQQRYLARLEARQGTGADAAGAVRAALAETRTTGYSVNNNRTFPRVGIGAPILDRQGRPVAAISIVVPEGTTNTPYGLLVRSTARSIQRTALEQHIPLPADAGAGRPRSTATDSGGDHS, from the coding sequence ATGACTGCCCTCGGCGCACCGTCCGCCGTGGCGGGCCGGACCACACCGGGCGGCGAGGACCAGCGCCACCCGCGCCTCGTCGTCGTGCCCTCGTCCGGTGGAACCCTTCCACCGCCGCACCGCGGGCCGGCAGCGGATCATCCGCGGCGGTCCGTCCTGGGCCGCCTGCACCGGCTGCTCTCCGCCTTCGACCACGAGCACCCGCACCTGACCCTGTCCGATCTGAGCCGACGGTCCGGGCTGCCGCTGACCACCACCCACCGCATGGTCGGTGAGCTGCTGTCCCTGGGGATGCTCGACCGTGATGACGAGGACCTGCTGTGCATCGGCGTGGACCTCTGGAACTTCGGTCTGCTGGCGCCCAAGACCCACGGCCTGCAGCGGGTGGCCCTTCCGTTCATGCAGGACCTCTACTCCACCACGGGATTCCCCGTCCACCTCGGCATCCCGGACGGGCCGCAGATCACCACCGTGGAGAGCCTGCGGCCCCGCGGTCCGGGTAACGAGCGTCCACGCATCGGCCAACGGGACCCCTACCACGTGGTGGCCGTGGGCATGGCCCTGCTGGCCTTCCAGGACCCTGCCGCCCAGCAGCGGTACCTGGCCCGGCTGGAGGCGCGCCAGGGCACCGGCGCCGATGCAGCCGGCGCCGTCCGGGCGGCCCTGGCCGAGACGCGGACCACCGGGTACTCCGTCAACAACAACAGGACCTTCCCCCGCGTCGGCATCGGGGCACCGATCCTGGACCGCCAGGGCCGGCCGGTGGCCGCCATCTCCATCGTGGTCCCCGAGGGGACCACCAACACCCCCTACGGACTGCTCGTCCGGAGCACGGCGCGCTCCATCCAGCGAACCGCCCTGGAACAGCACATCCCCCTGCCCGCCGATGCCGGCGCCGGCCGGCCTCGCAGCACCGCAACCGACTCCGGAGGAGATCACTCATGA